AACTGCCGGTCGAGGGCTCCATGTGGCAGTCCTGACAGATCGTCCCCTGGAGAATTTCCCCCGGCAGCTCCCGCTTCGTCACATCCTTCACTTTGTCGAAATGGCAGGACGTGCAGTAATTCGCTCCGCGGAACAGATCGGACTGCGCCCCGATGTGCACGAGGTTTTCTTCCGGATTCGCAAAGGGGCCATAGAGCGTCTTCCCCGGCATCAGCTTGAAGGTCGGCGGAGGACCGGGCGTCGCGGAGACGGCACCGATCATGTGACACGTGGCGCAGCCGATCCCTTCGACCTGCGGTTTTCCGGCTAACACCTGCGCCACAATCTTTTCTGCATGCTGGGGGAACACCGTCGTAGACGGAACATGGCAGGACAGGCACCGCTGCTGTTCATCGGGAGTCGGCTTCGTCTGCATCCACACGCCCAATACGGTTCGAAAGACTGGCGACTCCAGCGAGGTCCCGTGCAAGAGCGCGGCATCGACACGGCCGAAGGTTTTCAGATCCGGCGTCTGCTCCCGCATACCTTTCCACTCTTCATAGTGGCGGTCATGACATTGCTTGCAGTCTTCAGAGCGGATGAACACGTTCTCGATTTCGGCCACCCAGTCGGGCGTTACCGGAGCATCGGACTTTTGCGCAATGGCCCGCTCATGCGAGAGCGCAGTCAGCCCAATGGCGAGCAGAAGAAAACATCCGATGGTCAGGCGTCGCGTCAATGACATCTGTTGCTCTTAATCCCGCTTGCAGCCGACAAAATGAAAATTCACGCCCCACCCGACCGGATCGCCGGGATCAGCCGGTTCATAGGTCCCGAGGGTAAAGTTGCATTCCTTCATCGCTTTTTTGATCGCGATCCCAAAATCCGTCATATTCCTGATTTCCGTCTTATCGATTTCCTTGATGACGGATCGCACTTTGATGCCGGCATAGTCGGCCCGGGAGTTCCCAATCACTTCGAATACGGCGACACCCTTCGCCTCCTGCAGCTTCAGCTCTTTCCGAATATCCTCGTCCACCGATCCAACCATCACACCGAATTCCTCGCCCAACCTAACCGCCTCATCCTCGGTCATGACCACGGCGTCAGCCGCCCACGATACCGCAGGCGCACCGCCTGCCATCGTGAAACCTGACAGACAGATGGCTAGGAAAAGACTCCGACCGAAGCGAAAGGAAATGGTCACGAATCGTTGGCTCCTCATAGCGATACGGTTACGAGTCACCGACAGATGCGACTGCCGATTTATTAGACCAGGGAACTTAGAGCTTGGCAATCGGATCAATAGCCAGCTGGAACCAGGGAGCCACGGACTTCTGTCCGTTGCGCTCTTTGTTCTCGCCGTTCCACACTGCGAACGAGACGGTCTGCACACGACCAGGGATGAGCTTCGCCTCATTCTCTTGCTCTTCGCTCACCAGCGGTCGGCGCATCACGACACGCCATACGCCGTCTTTCCATTGCGCCTTTCCTTGAATCCGTCCCTGCTTCTCCTTGGTGGTCAAGGTGCTGAATCCTCCACCGATCAGATCTTCCACGGACGAGACCCGCCGGGGAATGACTTCGAACGTGCGCACGCCGCCTTCCTTCTTTTCGGCTTGGCGGGAGGCGCGACGGTCGATATCGCTCTGCCAATCGGCTTTCCAATGCCAGATGTTGATGTAGTGATCGAGCTGGCCCATGCAGAAGAATGCCGGCGCGTCTCCGAGCGGCAATCCGATGGCGACGCCGTCTCGAAAGGTCCCGGGAGTCAGGCGATCGTTCTTGGTATTGTCCTGCCACTCCAACAGAAATGCGATCTCGGTGCCGTTATGGAGAGAACGTACGACGAGTGCCCGCGCCGTGGGCTCAGGCCAGACCGGACGCGTAATGACTTGCCCGCTGAGCGGTACCGTTAAGGAAGGAACGTTGGCCCAGGCCGCATCGTCAGGAGTCGACGGTAGTTCGCCCTCGACGAAATAGGACCGGATGGTCATGCCCGCTGAACTGACCAGCGGAATTCCCAACCCGCCCAGGACACTTCCGATAGCGAAGAGGCCGGCAAAAAACACCAGCAGAAGAGAACGGGACTGGCTGAGATTCGTCATTCGCACCATGCAGATGATTGCAGATGATTCGAAGTTCGACGGTCGCCGCCTGGTCACAGTAGATTACCAGACAATTCGCCGAGAGGCCAGACACACCCCTAGGTGGATCCCTATGACAGCTTGACCCGGCGAATTTTGTTCTCGCCGCGTTCGCAAATATAGAGATGATCCTGCGAGTCGAGCGTCAATCCGACCGGTGAGTTCACCACGGCTTCGATGCCCAGCAAGCCGTCGCCGTGCTTGACCGTGCCGGCCGATTCTTTGGCGACAAACCGCGCGGCGCCGCATCCGCCCATGTTCTTGTCTTCATATCCGCTGTCGCCATTGCCCGCCACCGTGGTAATCGTGCCGGTTACCGCATCAATCCGCCGCACACGATGATTCATGGTATCGGCGACGTAGAGATTGTCCTCAGCATCAAAAACGACTCCCTCGGGCGCATGCAGCATCGACTTCACGGCCGGTTTGTCGTCGCCATCGTAACCGTACCGACAGATCCCCGCCACCGTAGAAATGATCCCGGTCTGCATGTCGATCTTTCTCACGCGGTTGCTGCCCTTATCCACGACGACGATGTTGCCCTTGCTATCGACAGCCATTCCGACGAGATCATAAAGGCGCGCTTCCGTCGCGGGTTTCCCGTCATCCAGATACATCGACAAATCCAGACCATCGGAGCAAACCGGCATCAGCCAGCCCTGGTCATCGCTGAAATCGATGCCGATCGCATCCCCGGAAAGCACGACGAGGCTGCGCGCCACCAACGGCTGCTCGCGCGATTCATCTTCCGCCGTCCAGGCGCCGGCCACCGTCGTCACCATCCCGGTCCGCGCATCGAATCGGCGGACTTTATGCGCCTGCGTATCGGCGATGTACATGACATCATCCCGATCGAATGCAATCGCGGCAGGCCAGGTCAGATTCACTTCAAGCGCCGAACCATCGCCATTGAACCCGTGCTGGCCGGTCCCGACGACGGTCGTAATGACACCGGTCTCCCGATCGACTCGGCGAATCCGGTTGCTGCCGGAGTCGCAAATGAAGAGGTTATTCTGTGAATCGAACGCGACATCCAGCGGCAGATACAGGCCGGCTTCTCCGCAGAGCCCCTCATCACCGCTGTAGCAGGTCTCCCCGATTCCGGCAAAATTGTGCAGTGTGCCCTCAGCAATATTGACTCGCCGGATACGATCCGACCCGGACTCGGCAAAATAGAGCCACTTCTCTTCTTTGTCGAGCGCGACATGGTGCGGGAGCGGAATTCCCGCTTTCACCGCCCGCTTCCCGTCACCGGTACTCCGGGCCTTCCCGTTTCCCGCAAAGGTCTCGATATAGCCGCCGGCTAACTGCAGTTCTGTATCCATAGACGTCTGTGCGTCTCCACTTCACATCGGAAAGAAAACTTACGCGCGCGAGGCCGGTTGCGCGACGGCAGCCGGCTGATCGACGGTCATCGATTGAACCGGAGCCGCGGTAATGGCCTGCGCCGGAGCTGCCGCTTGTTGCTGCGCGGCGAGTGCCTGGGCCTCGGCCTCAATGGCGTCGGCCTCGTGCACGGACTTCTTGAAGCCCTTGATGGCTTTGCCCAATCCCTCTCCCAGCTGCGGCAACTTGCCGGCGCCGAAAATGATCAGCACGATCACGAGAATGAGGATCAGCTCTGTGAATCCAAGACTCCCAAACATGATGGACTCCTTCGTAAGGGGTAAATCAGGATGCGGAACTTTCTTTGGCCTTTTTGGCGAACCGCTCTTTCAACCGCTTCCGCGCTTCTTCCGCCTGCTCGAACATTTTGCACTTGTCGTACACGCTGATGAGATTGTAGTACGCCAACGGCTCGTCGGGATTATTCTCGACGGCGCTCTCCATCACCTTGATCGCCAGGTCGGACTTCTTGTGATTCAGCGCGATCTCCATCAACTTGAAGCTGGCTTCCAGATGCGTGGGCTCGAGTTCGAGCGTGCGCATGTAACACTGGATGCCCATATCGATCGTGTTGTAGTCGGACACCAGGGGATTATCCAGTTCCACATACACGCTGGCGAGATTGTACCAGGCGATCGGATCTTCCGGGGTCATCTCAACCAGGCGCTCGTAGTAATCCTTGGCTTCCATGAACTTCTTCTTATCCGCATAGACCCGGCCCAGATTGAACAACGCAAGGATGTCATGCGGGAAGACTTCAAGCGCATGCTTGAATTCGGCCTCGGCTTCGTCGGCCATGTTCTTCGTAGCGTAGATGGTCCCAAGATTCGAATAGTACATGGCGAGCGAGCGATTCATCTCGGCGCGCAAGCCCTCAGCCATTTCAATCGACTTCTTGACCTCGACCAAGGCATCGTCCATCCGCCCTTTGCTGAAGTACAATTCACCCAACCGGCAGCGGGCTTGGAAATCGTCCGGCTCTTCCGCCAGCAATTTTTCGATCGCCAGGATTTCTTCGTCGGGTGAGAGCGGTTGATCTCCAGGATCCAGCGCGGTCGCCGTTTGCGTGGGTTCATTGCTTGGGTTCGTTGTGTCCATACATGCCCCTGTGTCAGTTGCGGTGATTATACCTGTTCGGTTGCCAGGGCATCCGAAGAGCCCATAAGCGTATTCGTGGCGGTCGCCGGAGACTCCGAGACCGCCGGTCTGACCCGATCCATCGTGAGCAACATCACTCCTAAAAGTACCATCAGCGTGAGATTGGAAAAGAGCAACGCATATCCTGCGATAAACATCAGGCCGATCCCATACCCCGCCAGCCGTCCCATATTGAGCAGCTTAATGACGGTATAGGACCAACAGAGCAGCCCCCCCATGTAAATGGCAAAGGGCAGATAGAAGGTATAGCCCATGCCGAACTGGAAAATCCACCCGATCCCCTGGGAGGCTTGCCGAACCCCTGATGCCAAGGCCGGATCATACAAGCCGAGCAGATAATCGGTAAAGATGAGGGTGGTGAAGATCGTCCCCGTCGTCGCCCAGAACCAGATTGCCCGGCTCCGCTGAACGCGGTTTTTCGTCTTGAGCGAAAGCCCCTGCCCATAGGCCACAAACGTCAGAAAACTCGCCAGCACCATCAAGGCTTCGCCGATTCGATGGGCCTCATACACGAACGGCGGTGCCGCCACGGTATTCGCCACGCTGTAGGCCGTAGAAAGAATCTGATAGTAGAGCCACCCGGAAATACCGACGTAAAACGTCACCCCGAAA
Above is a window of Nitrospira lenta DNA encoding:
- the tatA gene encoding twin-arginine translocase TatA/TatE family subunit — its product is MFGSLGFTELILILVIVLIIFGAGKLPQLGEGLGKAIKGFKKSVHEADAIEAEAQALAAQQQAAAPAQAITAAPVQSMTVDQPAAVAQPASRA
- a CDS encoding multiheme c-type cytochrome, whose translation is MSLTRRLTIGCFLLLAIGLTALSHERAIAQKSDAPVTPDWVAEIENVFIRSEDCKQCHDRHYEEWKGMREQTPDLKTFGRVDAALLHGTSLESPVFRTVLGVWMQTKPTPDEQQRCLSCHVPSTTVFPQHAEKIVAQVLAGKPQVEGIGCATCHMIGAVSATPGPPPTFKLMPGKTLYGPFANPEENLVHIGAQSDLFRGANYCTSCHFDKVKDVTKRELPGEILQGTICQDCHMEPSTGSSTSKRGSMTRAIGRHWFRGVVIPGTLLKNRNLQAEWMPRVDIEVAKSNNTVEGTTLVKMGSLPHSFPDGDPVLKQVLLTITVKDAAGKVLAEETKRFGLPYDKILRGPIPDPFIKGGNTRKVPFAYSMPAGSTPASVEAVLSYALIPTPEPVLREAYLATLKNDKERDEAKHVLDEYQQPRLLTYRVKTL
- a CDS encoding PDZ domain-containing protein, whose amino-acid sequence is MTISFRFGRSLFLAICLSGFTMAGGAPAVSWAADAVVMTEDEAVRLGEEFGVMVGSVDEDIRKELKLQEAKGVAVFEVIGNSRADYAGIKVRSVIKEIDKTEIRNMTDFGIAIKKAMKECNFTLGTYEPADPGDPVGWGVNFHFVGCKRD
- a CDS encoding ethylbenzene dehydrogenase-related protein; this translates as MTNLSQSRSLLLVFFAGLFAIGSVLGGLGIPLVSSAGMTIRSYFVEGELPSTPDDAAWANVPSLTVPLSGQVITRPVWPEPTARALVVRSLHNGTEIAFLLEWQDNTKNDRLTPGTFRDGVAIGLPLGDAPAFFCMGQLDHYINIWHWKADWQSDIDRRASRQAEKKEGGVRTFEVIPRRVSSVEDLIGGGFSTLTTKEKQGRIQGKAQWKDGVWRVVMRRPLVSEEQENEAKLIPGRVQTVSFAVWNGENKERNGQKSVAPWFQLAIDPIAKL
- a CDS encoding tetratricopeptide repeat protein, giving the protein MDTTNPSNEPTQTATALDPGDQPLSPDEEILAIEKLLAEEPDDFQARCRLGELYFSKGRMDDALVEVKKSIEMAEGLRAEMNRSLAMYYSNLGTIYATKNMADEAEAEFKHALEVFPHDILALFNLGRVYADKKKFMEAKDYYERLVEMTPEDPIAWYNLASVYVELDNPLVSDYNTIDMGIQCYMRTLELEPTHLEASFKLMEIALNHKKSDLAIKVMESAVENNPDEPLAYYNLISVYDKCKMFEQAEEARKRLKERFAKKAKESSAS